A region of the Litchfieldia alkalitelluris genome:
GATAGTAACACATCTACAAATCGCATTAATATCGCATCAATCTTCCCACCAAAATACCCTGCTACTGAACCAACTAAAGTTCCGATTGTTATTGCCCCCACCACTGAGGCGAATCCAACAAGTAATGATATTCTTGCTCCAAACAGCAATCTTGTAAGCAAATCACGACCGAATTTATCTGTTCCTAATAAAAATTCGGCACTTGGTGGTTTAAGTTTATCTAGTAATCTTTGTTCTTCAAAAGAATATGGTGCAAGAAGTGGTGCAAATACAGCAGCAAGGATAATTAATGAAAGTATCGCAGATCCAATAACCGCCAACTTATTTTTCATAAACTTAGTGATCACTATTTTTGTCATCGTATCTGGTTTTTGATTAATCCCCTGAGTCAAAGAAACATCTGTTCCAGGAGATAAGTTTGGTTGTGCCATATTAACTTCCTCCTATTCTTAATACTCAATTCGCGGATCAAAAACCGCATATAAAATATCAGCAAGTAAATTACCAATAACAACAAACACTGCAGAAATAACTGTCAATGCCATAATTACTGGATAATCACGTTGAAAAGCAGAATCAAAGAACAACTTTCCAATCCCAGGCCAAGCAAACACTTGTTCAACAATAACTGAACCACCGATAAATGTTGGAAGCATTAAACCGAAAATCGTAATTACTGGAATAAGACCATTTCTCAGTCCATGCTTGTAAATTACTTTGTTCTGTCTAAATCCCTTTGCTCTAGCAGTCCTCATATAGTCTTGACCTAATACTTCTAACATACTTGTTCGGGTATATCGAGTTAGACCGGCCATATCTGCCGTAGCCAGTACAAATGCCGGTAACATTAAATGATGAATTCTATTCCATATGCTAAAAGGTTCGTTTAATGTATGTGTTCCACCTGTAGGGAACCATCCTAAGTTAACAGAGAGGAACATGATTAAGATAAGCCCTAGCCAGAAATTTGGTGTGGCTAATCCTAAAAAGGAAGTGATGGTAACACTATAATCGAGTTTTGAATAGGGCCGTGCCGCTGACAATATTCCAAACGGTATGGATATAACTACTGCAAGTAATGTAGATACAACCATAAGCAATAAAGTATTTGGTAATCGGTTCATAATCATTTCACCAACCGGTGTACCTTTCCTAACAAGAGAAGTACCAAAATCCCCTTTTGCCATATTCCCTAACCATTTAACATATTGAACATGAACAGGTTGATCTAAACCATATTTCTGAATAAACTTTTCTCGATTTTCTGGTTTTATATTAGGATCCATCATTAATGCGGTAGGACCACCTGGTGCCATTTTTACGATTGCAAACGAAATGATGGTAATACCAATTAATAAGGGAATAGCCATTAAAACTCGTCGAATAATATAAGTTACCATCGGTTATTCTCCTTTACTAAAAATTTTTCATCTATATCTAGCGAGATTCTTACTTCTACTCGTCCTGTTTTCAATACATAAAAAAGGAAGGGAGAATCCCTTCCCTCTTTTTAAAAAAGGTCTAATTAACTATTACTCTTGCTCAGCGAACCACCATTTATGAATATCATAGAAGTCGCTCTTTGCGTGGAATACATAGCCATTTAAGTTTTCAGGCATTGCACGGTGTACGTTTGGATAGTACAAGAATGTGTATGCTTGATCTTCAGCAATGATTTTGTAGATTTGTCCATAAAGCTCTTTGTAAGCTTCTTGGTCAACTGTTTGTTTCGCTTGCTCCATTAACTTATCAGCTTCTTCATTAGAATACCAAACAAAGTTTAAGCCTTCTTCTCTTTGGTTCGTATGGAAAATGTCTGATAACTCAGGGAATGTTGCTAAACTCCATCCTAATACTAAAGCATCGTAATCCCAGTTAGGTGCTGAAATTTGCTCGATATATGCACTCCACTCAACGATTTCAGGAGTCGCTTCGATACCAACTTCTTTAAATTGCTGTTGTAAAACTACAACGATATCTTCGCGGATTTTATTACCTTGGTTAGTCTTCATTACGAATGAGAACTTCTCTCCGTCTTTATCTAACCAACCATCACCATCTGTGTCTTCCCATCCAGCTTCAGCTAGTAGAGATTTTGCTTGTTCAGGGTCATAATTGAATTGTGGTACATCTGAGTTATAAGCCCATGATAATGGAGATTCAGGAACGTGTGCTACTTCTCCATCTCCATTCATTACAGCACTAACAATTTCTTCTCTGTTAATAGCATGTGTTAAAGCTTGACGTACTTTAGGATCTTGGAAACGCTCTTGTTGTTGGTTGAATCCAAGATATGTGTAAGATAATCCTAAACCAGACTCAATTTTAATACCTGGGAATGCTTTTGCAGTTTCAAGATCAGTACCAGGAACTGTGATGAAATCAACGTCACCAGCTTGGAATTGAGCTAATAATGCGTTTTGGTCAGGAACGATTTTGTAAGTGATTGAATCTAAGTAAGGACGACCTTCATAATAATCATCGTTAGCAACAACTTTTACATATTCTCCATCAGCCCATGAATCAAATTTAAATGGACCAGTACCTACAGGAGATTTAGTATTGAATTCATTTTCACC
Encoded here:
- a CDS encoding peptide-binding protein; this translates as MKFKKSLWLMLCLTIAMSLFLAACSGGNNAESPAEETPAEEKPEEEAPSGEPVVGGDIIVGSIGEPTLFNPYYSTDVPSSNIEGFIYNGLVTSNEKFETEMDLAESVDSSDDGLTHVVKLKQGIKFHDGEEVTADDVVFSFSIPLHEDYVGERGSSFEALESVTKIDDYTVEFKLSSVDVTFVPITLSFAVLPEHILKDVPMGDLGENEFNTKSPVGTGPFKFDSWADGEYVKVVANDDYYEGRPYLDSITYKIVPDQNALLAQFQAGDVDFITVPGTDLETAKAFPGIKIESGLGLSYTYLGFNQQQERFQDPKVRQALTHAINREEIVSAVMNGDGEVAHVPESPLSWAYNSDVPQFNYDPEQAKSLLAEAGWEDTDGDGWLDKDGEKFSFVMKTNQGNKIREDIVVVLQQQFKEVGIEATPEIVEWSAYIEQISAPNWDYDALVLGWSLATFPELSDIFHTNQREEGLNFVWYSNEEADKLMEQAKQTVDQEAYKELYGQIYKIIAEDQAYTFLYYPNVHRAMPENLNGYVFHAKSDFYDIHKWWFAEQE
- a CDS encoding ABC transporter permease — translated: MVTYIIRRVLMAIPLLIGITIISFAIVKMAPGGPTALMMDPNIKPENREKFIQKYGLDQPVHVQYVKWLGNMAKGDFGTSLVRKGTPVGEMIMNRLPNTLLLMVVSTLLAVVISIPFGILSAARPYSKLDYSVTITSFLGLATPNFWLGLILIMFLSVNLGWFPTGGTHTLNEPFSIWNRIHHLMLPAFVLATADMAGLTRYTRTSMLEVLGQDYMRTARAKGFRQNKVIYKHGLRNGLIPVITIFGLMLPTFIGGSVIVEQVFAWPGIGKLFFDSAFQRDYPVIMALTVISAVFVVIGNLLADILYAVFDPRIEY